A window from Mya arenaria isolate MELC-2E11 chromosome 9, ASM2691426v1 encodes these proteins:
- the LOC128203529 gene encoding mucin-7-like, which translates to MMVHCEKEGGECIDVDFGTTDPPSPPETTRPPHPTTTRAPWRLTTTTVPSPQPSAFQWFFNNPFQHLFNPVVPIIDQPLWYDPFIPTKKRTLPPTLAPPPTTAAPSTTTAAPTPAPTTAAPRTTRKPKPRRKGRRGPNRKKARRVEVEREARRKRQALYDPLDYLYSECSGGWEIDMGCSARGKKVCCYSANTSGHRRK; encoded by the exons ATGATGGTTCATTGCGAGAAAGAGGGTGGGGAATGCATTGATGTGGACTTTGGTACCACCGATCCTCCATCTCCGCCGGAAACCACCCGACCGCCCCACCCAACCACCACCCGAGCGCCATGGCGTCTCACGACAACAACTGTTCCATCGCCACAACCGTCGGCGTTCCAATGGTTCTTTAACAACccatttcaacatttattcaaccCCGTGGTGCCAATAATCGATCAGCCACTCTGGTATGATCCCTTCATTCCGACGAAGAAGCGGACTCTTCCACCGACATTGGCCCCACCTCCGACAACGGCCGCCCCAAGTACGACAACCGCCGCTCCGACACCCGCACCTACGACAGCCGCTCCCAGAACAACCAGAAAGCCTAAACCG AGAAGGAAGGGACGGCGCGGCCCAAACCGGAAGAAAGCTCGACGTGTCGAAGTGGAGCGCGAGGCACGAAGGAAGCGGCAAGCCCTGTATGATCCCTTGGACTACCTCTATAGTGAGTGTTCCGGAGGTTGGGAAATCGACATGGGATGCAGCGCTCGCGGGAAGAAGGTGTGTTGTTACAGCGCCAATACCTCCGGGCATAGGAGAAAGTAG